The Perca fluviatilis chromosome 3, GENO_Pfluv_1.0, whole genome shotgun sequence nucleotide sequence TTTTTGGTCTAGTATGGGAATAgaattgtttgttttctccccATAATTAGCTACAGGAGCTGTCGTATCGCACTAAAGTCCCTATTTCACTATTTGCATTATTTAAGAAGTGATCTGCTTGGAGTTGACAGCTCACCCACTGACTGCAATGTCAATCACCAGAGACAGTATTTGTGATGATGACCCACTTGAGCAGAGTTCACCAGGGTTCCAAATATTTGTGTCTGCACTCTGCACCAAAATCATGGCATTTCTAATTAATGAGCACCTGAACATAATCCTAATACACATGATGCAGTCAGGTTTATATTTTCTGACTTTATTGATTGATAGGATGTCTTATTACACAATTGACTTTGGATGGATTGATCTAGGCCTATATTGAGGGTACACTGACACCAGAATGCACTGATGGTGTCCTCCAGATTTTGGCAAAAGAAAGCTGAATTTCTCAGCGGTATTAGGAGGGATCTTTGAAATGGGGCAGGCCATGTTGCCAGGTTATGATGGATTTCATATAGAAATCCAGCCCCTGAGTTAGGTTCTCCTGCTTATAGGCTTTTGTTGTGAAAAGTCCTTGGATCACCGATAGGACAGGAGGACAGTGACAGTATGTCCAGCGTTTcttctatgttgattttgtagtggtggCCCACCATAGCAagatttctgccaccacggtatcagaaatagggctgtatgAAAAATGTAGTCgcagttgccttttaaattgTCCTGCCGACACCTAATGCACCCCcccacattgcaatttaacaacaagtagaactattcagaggttatttggcccgtccagtttaactcaacatactgttgtgttgatgtagtttatcGTCAAAACGTTCGCTTTCTTCCGAGTTGACTATTAAACAAACAGCTCTACCAAAAACATCACCGCGGTGGGTCAGTTCTAAGTGGAGcttgttcggacagacctgcccccactgctaaaaaaaatcctaaaggaaactgTGATGTCACTGTGTTTGGGGTGGAAAAAGTAGGCTTTGGTTGGAATCTcctttttagttgttttgtatGCTCTGGACTTGTCAGCAGGCATGATGATAACATTTGAAAGTTCCTTTTAGGTTGTGTTATAGCATCATTACACTCACTTCTCGTGTGGCTCTTTTTGACTTTCACATTAGAGTTCTTAACAGGTCCAAACATTTGTGCTCAAACCCTAAAAGACCCAGAAATATACAGCCCTGAACCTAACTGGTCCCATCTATTATTTGAAAGCTGGGACCTGGACACAGAACTGAGAAATGACGGACCAGATCGGCACCGATTTGACAGCTGATTGCTTTTAACAAgttaatgttaatttaaatgttgtcaaaacaaaacttaaaaaattgGATTTAATCCAACCTCCTTGCCAAGAAGGCTGGTAAAATACATCCAGGTTATTCCTCTCTTGCTGATTGAAACAGCATGGTTAATCCACTCGTTATTTCCGCTTAAAAGTCCACTTGCCGTCACCGTGATGGATCATGACAAACACGGCTCGTTTGGAATCATCTTTGCAGTTTTGTTGCATCTAGCATAATAAAGATAACTTCAGCGGTTTGCCattttgaacttaaaaaaaaagattgctcGTTGCTACGGCTGCAAACGCTAGCCTCGCTATTTGTTGCCTGACCTTTAACCTCCTGAACAGGGGCACTCGTTCGCGCAGGTAACACCTTGGGGCCACAGATGCACTTtgaatacacacactcacagcacTTCTGTCATGATCAACGCTGTCTGATCTCCACTCAGGAATTACACATAATGTTAAACAGACCCGGGACCCGCGGAAAAAGAACGGGACCTGAACCGGACCCAATTGACCATATAAACCTTGAATCCGAACCCGTATGGTCCGGTGTTATGTCTCGGGTTCTAGGGTTCGGGTAGACCCATGAAGACCTCTATTCCACATGTCTTTTTCTGCCTCAAACTTTGAAGTGGCACATTGAGGTGCactatgtttatttatttgattaggacaatgcacattaatcaacatttctgtaaatgcgccagtgttagccagacgGGCTAATTtccaactgtagtcctagttacctagcatgcatatctttatggtgggaggaaaccggagcacccggaggaaactcACGCAAACACGGGGAGAAAATGCAAACTCCATATAGAAAGGCCCTGCCCAGCCCGGGGATGGAACTCTGcagtgaggcagaagtgctaaccactgatcCACCGTCCTGCCGTgtatggttgtgattggtgctcTGTGGCTCATAAACCATAATTGCATCTGACATATAGCAAGAGATTAATGCTTGTTCTTCCTTTTGTTATTTGTCCCTAAGAGCGGAAGGCTGACAGAGGAGGCAAAGAAAGAAGGGGAAAGGAACGGTTTATCtcttttgatcactttttctggtatcgGAGAGGTTCTCTGCATCTCTTAATGATGATCTTGTCATGGATTGATGATCAATTATCTCGTGTGTGAGTGCTTTAGTCAAATCAAAATTTAGAAAGTAATTTGGGAGAGCTGTACCGACCGTGGCTCCCCTCATGATATATATGCGTTATATTTAGAGTTGGGTActgaaacccggttccactatggtagtattcggaccggattagaacgcaaatttcggtttcTCATTTtagttccgactgaaatatttataGCGGCagactatttttttctttctcccttttctgctgaTTGGCGctcgtgcccgctcgcggtgtgaagcgcgtgtccgcacTATTCTcggacatgcactctacaatcactgctgatagatggctttttgtacacgctctgaaacggacgtaaaaagatcactctttctctgtagtctacctttagctagctaccgtaaatgtaggctacttttaaaacggcatattttccctctgggctcaccaaaatggACGTAagagcatattaaccattcgctgactgcacgtgatcgctagtaaacatattacacttgccCTGCTAGTCTATTGTTCaggacaagaccctgtagcctggtcGTGGGGGAGGcgggacagcctccccaaattgtccaaattacttgttaatagtgtaactgttatttgttaaattattgtagttgtgtgttaggtgacttaggttcacttattatatatttaaatactttaaaacattaatatattgggtttttttaaattaatttttttttaaattttcaataaaaaaaaaaaaccttttaaaaaaaaaaaaaaaaaaaagccttttatgtcatttttcagtttttcaagaatcggtttaggaatcggaatcattttaaaaataccggtttggcatcggaatcgtaaaaatccaaacggtacccaaccctagataTTGCCAAAAGATGCTGTGCATCATGTGCTAGGTTTTCTGTCTGAAGTACACTGTGTGGAGTACATGAGAAAGAAATTGATTTCTTAAATCCATACTACTACATTACCAAACTATTGTAATGATTTCATATTAGCACAAAAGATGTATACCGctgaaaagaaataatgatTGCTAATGTCAGGATTAGTCAAGCAATTGCGTTATCAATTAGTTTATTAATTAGCTCTATATTGCTATTCATAACAAAACTGTTTTAGATTAAAAGTATTGAATGCATGGATTTTAACATGGAAGTTGCCATTTTGAATCCTTGGTGGATGGTATGAGCTTGTGCTGCCTTTATAGTTTCTATTAAAGGGCCCATAAGCAAAGCAAAGCTACATGTTCTGGGTGCAAATGTAGAACTGTAATGTACAATCTCTCCCTTGTTACATAGAGCACAGCTGAGCCCTTTTCTTTCGCTATTTTGTTCCACATAGATATACCATTGTCTAATAACTAATTCCGCCATTTGCGActaaatgcttgtgaatgctcTCTATGAACAGACTTCTATCTCTATTTGTGAAGTTAGTTTGCACTTTACTGCTCACGTCAGTAGTATTTAGTTGAACTTAATTCCCTTAAAACATTTATCACCCATCCATGCTTTTGCTGTTTGTGTCACTCAAATTGCATTACCAAGGCGACAGAGCCCATCTGCCTGTCTGTTCCAATCAGATATTCTCATTAGTAACAGCAGTGGGCCAACTATGAGATACACTGATTGTGTGCACTCTGTTCAAAATTTCCTCTAGCCTAACAAGCATGCAgcagtttattttctgtttgtgcTTTTCTCATCCTTTCTCACCTCTTTTAGTTCCTAATTAATCTGTTATTTGATTAGGCCTAGCTTCTGATTAATAAGGTTGACAACAGGATATGACTTGTTTAGCCAGTATTGGCTTCCTCCCCTGGCCGTGTCTCATGATGAGGTTTCTTCTCTATCCTTGCTTCTTGcttcctcctttctcttttaTACCCAAGACCACACACCAGCATACTGACAGACAATTCTCAGGTTGACTGTAGCTGACCCTACATTTAGAAATGAGGACAACGGTGTGCAACGAAGCACCCAAAATAAATAGAATGTGACTGATGGCAGCGACCGTCACGCTCGATGCACAGACAGTAAGGACGAGGACTGGAGAGGAAATGAGAGGAGCCCTGTCACAGGACAGCTAGAGCCATCTGTTGTGATAGAGTTGTGCCACCGAAGTAGGCAAGGCTTTGGGGATCAGTTCCATAACAACAGCTATATCAAAGATCTTTATCCATGTTTAAGAAGGTAAAGTATGTTTAGAAGCTTTTGTAGCTGGTAAAAAGGGCAAGTTAACGCGGTTTAAAATTGTTCTCCAGTTGTGCCTCTTGCTCAACTTCATCAGTCCAGCTGAGTGGTTGTCATGTTAGCTGTGTAcgttacatacatacacaggcAAGAGGCCACACATTTCTTTGTTGGAAATCAACAGTTTGTTTGCAAAACTGAGCCATCTTGTTCCACCAAACTGACATTTTCAACcccactgctactacattgtaCAGAATCAATGTTTGTTGGTCAAAAACAACTGACCATTACCTGTAACTATTTAATTATGTTACTACTACCGATAACTAAACTGTAGGTTTAATTAAATTCCTGACAGATCTATGTAAAAagtctagggttgggtaccgaaacccggttccactatggaaccggtagGAAttggaccggattagaacggactatgacctgcggccctttgctgcatgtcaatccccttctctctcccctttcaagtctaaactgtcctatccaaataaaggcctacaaatgcacaaaaaaataatcttaaaaaaaagtaccAGTTCAGCAtcagaatcgtaaaaatccaaacgatacccgaccctaaaaaagtcacaaaaagaataAATGCAAATCTAACTTTAAATCAATAGAATTGTcctaagtaagggttaatgcccaacgaggtgtccattgtcaggtattaatggacgacggcgaggcgtgaactgTCCGACGCGCAGCGGAGGACGGTTGCCTCcgccgcttataccatggtcacttgccaaataacatatttttaaaacattagttcatattttaattagttttacaatcgaaatctaaagtttatccaaacaataactccgtttccctggttacgcctgacggtttgactaatacctggaacaatcattcccatccatcaggttcttatgcaatgcaaacgtttttctctccaccaggaattaggaagaaccttagatacgacttgcctcccttagcaaccggagatatttacatagtccgctcagctgatagaagccttcagtttagctacgagccagaaagctaacgctatgctagcaagatccaaagtcaataacattgtgtacagttggcaatcagtaaaaataatttgacagtatgttgaacaacaagacaagctagctatccagccatgtcattgtccccaaaacaatataacgacttttacgaagaatttgatccgcgatgtgtaacattactgtcggctgcagcggcgcagcctgaagcagcgagctgaacagtgaacgggatgtgagataacgttattcgctgtgaaactgagtcagtccagatggccagtagaacttacttcttgcagtctgtgtgttttagcgccatcctgtggtgttcagaggacgatttggaaataataaatccacatttcctttttgatttaatgtagcgcattcatatagaacagtaaacagtcagtttccccgaactcctttagtaggtgtcctacatcactttttaatggacaccctgcagccaatcagaatcgagtattcacccagaccatggtataattaTATTTAACAGACAGGCACCAACAGGTGACCTTCATTCAGCTCATATAAGCAGAGTGGCACAAAGAATCCAAAACATAGTCTCCAAAGATTCTCTGTGTTTCGAAAAGTtcaaagacacagaaacacatctcCGACACAACATTGGTTTATCAAGTGTCCACGGTTACCATGTCAGCAAACTTGGTTCACTGACAGTATTTACCTGCTGTAAGTTCTGATTTTGGAAACCATCTCCTGAGAACAATATCCTAATCTTAAGATTGTAGGAGATGCTGGGCTTTCTTCACCAACCACTAGTTTACCATGACTCTGTTGCTCTACAGTTACCGGTAACAATGAGACTCATATGTTTGAATGGTAATATTAAAACAAATAGCTCCTGCTGTTTAGACCTTGACAGCCTCGTACATTGCATGGCAGCTTTGGGTGAGTAATTTAATACTGTAGCCTGGATCACACTCTTTATCTTGAATTGTTTCCTCACCAGCATCCCAAATGAGAAATAAAGTCCCAGCCTGGGACTTGGTATCATGGAAACATGTTGCTACTCTTGCTGCGTGGATACCCACCAGCAAAAGGCAgagcttttcttttgttgttgcatCCCACTCAGTATATTTTTTGGAACTCTTATACAAACCGTTTGATTAACACATTTGCTTtctctgtgttcttttcctCAGGTCTAGCAAAACTATGAATCTCTGCTCAAAATGTTTTGCAGGTAGGTGCTTGTTCTTTTATGTGCTTGTTTATTCGACTTATCTTGTGTCTAAAGGTCTTTTCAGAGGGGGAGTGATTGTTGCGCCGGCCTCGGTATTCATTTTCAATGAGAGGCGAGCGGGCAGGTAGAAATCTGACCCGTGAAACTGTTCAGCTGCGTCAAACGCACGCCCACTGCAAGAGTTGAATTGTCTTGAACTTTTCCCTACCTAAAGACCTTAACATACCCCGTTTGTGTCAGGGAGGGGGGTTAAAAAATGTCTCCACTCCTGTAGCTGTTCTGAAAGCCCTTGGATGTGACAAAACGTGGAGAAAGTCTGAGAAAGAAACCCCTAACTTCCTAATACTATACTTTCTTAGAAACCTTTAAGTGTGCGACCTTTGGTCAAGTCTCATCATATTATGTTGTCCCCTCTCACTCAGTTCACTCTAGTTCATCATCTGTCAAAATCAGTGCCAGAGATATGATTAGAAAacgtccatttaaaaaaaagattcaaaCCAAATGTTAGTGTACCACCGTTTCTAAATGAAATTGAGCATCATACAATACTGTACCTGATGGATGTACACACACGTCAAACCATTTGACTTTTGTTTTTCATAGACATTCAGAAGAAACAGCCAGACAATGATTGTGCCCCAAAGGCCTCCTCaagctccagcagcagcagccaagcAGACATCTTCTGTAATGAAACAAACGGCAGCATTAGTCACTCGCTGATGTCGATGCCTAACACATCAGAAGACCCTTCGCCAGGAGAGACGGGAGTGCCATCCCTATCTGCTCAGGACGGTAAGACAGCAGTTAATCAGTGAGAAATTAAATGTTTCTTTTCAGATCATATGATTTAGGGCCAGGGACTCCATCTCTGCTCGCTTTTCCTTTGAAACAATGGGCAGTGTGAGCTCTCCCACTCTGAAGTGTAGAACTTAAAGTCTATGTAATGTGGTCGTGTTTGGTTTGTAATGCTTGCCCTACACGTTGAAGTAATTTATGCATAATGTTCTGCAAATTAAGACGTGTGTTTGAATGTACAATCTCTAAATTGagtagttaaaggtcccatgacatggtgctctttggatgcttttatatagaccttagtggtcccctaatactgtatctgagttctctttcccgaaattcagccttggtgcagaattacagccactagagccagtcccagtcgtttgaaagccatgatgtctctctctcatgggcgggccaaattctctgggtgggcaaagcagagaaaggggaggtaaccttgctccttatgacctcataaggagaaagattccagatcagcccatctgagctttcattttctcaaaggcagagcaggatacccagggctcggtttacacctgtcgccatttctagccactgggggaccatatacaagctgggggaacgcatgttaatgttaaaaaacctcataaagtgaaattttcatgccatgggacctttaaaacaagaGTATTATAGCTTCTCGTCCAGGGCACCTTTCTGCAGAAGACTGCTACTAGTTTCTACCAGCAGCAGCTGCGGTGCCCCTGCCCTGGCTATATTTGTCCCCATGGCACAGATAGAGAGTATGATAGGAAAGGGTATCCATTCAGAAGTGAAGGTTTTAAGAGGACACCTACAATTGCCAGTTCATCGGTCATTGCTATACAGTGACAAGGTTATTTGTGGAGGCCAATCCAGGACAGGACAAGAAAGGAAAGTGGCTACCAAATAGATGTGTGGGACTATCCTGGTCCTCTGTTACAGCAGCCAGGAGCTTTTTAGTACGATACACAAGTACCTGATtattgctgatttttttttttttagatttaaaaaagaagccCCTCATGGAACTGGCTCGTaattcacacacaaactgacaaACTCATTTGttcatatttattcattcatgcaCCATCAACCCAGTTAAAACTTCCACTTAAATCCAACAATCAAGTTTATTAAAGAACCCTATAAAATGAATGACTGAATACCCATCTCCCTCAGTTGACTTTTAGACTGATGCTAATACATTTCACGTTACTAGCACTGAAACAATgccatttttaattgaaaatgaatctgcaactattttgaaattgattaacagattttttttttttttactagcaAAAATGGCAACCGCTCATCGGTAGCTATTtaattgttatgtttttttctcttttctctgtttttgtaATATTGCAAACTGAAAATCTTTTGTTGGATGGACCAAACAAGAAATCTCAAGACCTCACCACGGGAGTTTAGAACATTGTTACATTGATATTGACACTGacattagggctgaaacgattcctcgaataactcgaataattcgattacaaaaaatcctcgatgcaaaatgactgcctcgaagcttcgttaaatcaatgttaccaacgttgtatcgctgacggacggtgtttctgcacggagcattattactgtcgcacagacgcggctcTTAGTCAATGctctcagtctgctgctggcgacacatgctagagcgtaaatagcaaggggctaagagaagagacaggctggagaaaacaacaaagtgtccaaagtttggaatcagttcaaatgtaattaaaactaaaactctgtacagtgtctactgcaaaatcaaactagcttaccacgataacttaatcatccattccacgaagaggaccgactaaagtaaatcacagagtcgtatggacgatgaaaatacaccaaacacaacaactatcaaaaacaaagacaagaaaataagtagtggtgaccacgatctgatgagccgacgcgttgactatcccttcggaaaaacagctgattgttgcgcatctctctctctctctctctctctctctctctctctctctctctctctctctctctctctctctctctggagaaacagctgatcaacgatgtaatagcataagtgtaacagagctgtgtgacattataatcaaatatataaatgaaaataggttgagtataactaatacttacatataggcctactgtatatacagatcagtctcaggttgaaacttgtagttctgaaagttaagttgcacaacttaatgtaatgtttgtgtatgtttaatgtatgccttagtttgagattgatatcatttgaaaaaaaatctttaaaaacaatgtaatatttatatatatataaaagtttagtttttgagagatgatattgtaagcaatgtaggcaatacaaatgttgctttttccgaaaatattgctttttcccctagtttgggttgtttaaaaacgcaaaaaaaaatgtatctgattAATCAAtggataaagtgctagattaatccaTTACAAAaggaatcgatagctgcagccctaattgacattttatagaccaatgGATTAATCAAGAACACAGTTAGTAGATTAATATATAATGaaagtcatttttttgttttgtttgcatgttacattttatgttgtgacttcaaatggtttTTGTTTGGTAGatgatctcttttttttttttttctcagtcagCCGTGTCTTGGCTGGTTTCAGTCTACACACATGctcactgctgtctctcctTCACACATATCTATCAcagtttctgtaaaaaaaaaaaaaaagctcacagCATAATGAAGGATACCACACACCCCAGTCACAGTCTTTTTTATCTTGCTATCATGTGGAAAGCGGTATCACAGTAACTGGGCAACCACCAGAACACTCTCCAATAGCTTCTGTCCTCAGGCTGTTATGATTATAAACTATGTTCCTTTTAGGGCAACCAAACACATGACCTAATCTGTCAATCAGTTGTAGTTTACAAGTGTTTTTATACAGTTGTTTGGCTTCCGTATTTGGTTTGATTTTCTCACTGTATCTCTTTTCAGAAGTATCCAGCACAGACACGGCCTTCAGTTCACTCTCCACTCCCACAAAACGCTCCTTTGAGTCAGGTATGCCTCAGCTCTACCATTGCAATGTCCATAAGTTTTTGTGTGCTTGTCATGTCCACCTAAGGACTTGGAGAGTGGGAACCATTAGCCTCAACACCATTGGATTGATCCCTATCCCTCTGCTGTTACCACTGGAAGTACAATTAACCTGGCTATTttggagatatatatatatatatatatatatatatatatatatatatatatatacatacatacacacacacacacacacacacacacacacacacacacacacacacacacacacacacacacacacacacacacacaatcaaaatgGTAAAAGTCACACAGAAATGAGCAGTGTAGCTCAGTAATTAGCACTGTCACTCACATCACAacaagaaggtcctgtgtttgacTCTACAAATTTAAGAAATAGACTTGcattattaaaggtgctctaagcgatgttgggtgatgtaacttcttgttgacgttcaaacaaaacaagacggaggctagctcgcccctccctcatcccatcccctccccctcccttccgtgcttcctgAAACAGTCATGAAcgcgcattgtggaagtagcctacgtgctaacgctgctgcggtgatggctcaaccagctccttcttgtcggttattggctggaacacagtttgttatggttcgtggtgcaggttggcgcagtttgtttttgttgccgtttgtggagcctgggctgtctacagagaccgattttttttacagtgtattcaggggacaggcagctcgtgGATAGTGatatgtttgctgtatgtgacaaaaaatgtagcctaaaaaacacgtgacatcgcttagagcaccttttaaagaGAAAACTGGTCACAATGACGCACTTCTGACAGAGATGAAACATGGAGCATGCGTGGAGCTGGTGTAGACCCTACGGTCTTACATTATAAGCAGCACTGATTAAACTAATCTGAACGATTGTCTAAAACACTGCAGACTCTCCTTTATTGTGCTATCGCCCTTAGGTGACAACATGCTGCACTCACACAGGTGAAAACTAGCACCTGACAATTGCAGAGTAGGCAAAGCTCAGCGATGGTATGTGAACATGTTGATTCCTTCCCTAATGCTCTCGTGAGCACGGACAGCATCATTTAAACCTTGTGCTATGGCTGAGTTGACATTTCACTTTTTACAGTCTCTCTAAAAGTATAAAGCCTGGATACACTTCTGTGCAACCTATTACACTCTTAAATCAGTTCATTGttcaaattttatttaaatttaataacaaaataaataaaaagttgttGATGGTTCAGCCGGAGTATATTGGCCACAGAGATTTATCAGGATAACAGAAGGCTGGCACAACATGCACTTGCACATGTACATACTCACATGCTCTCGCCCATATAGGGATCGATGGGGCAGGTTAGGAGGATCTGGCTGCTCGGCTTGGCCTAGTTCTCAGAGATTTATTGAGCGCTGATCAGCATTCGGCCGGGCCAGGGAAGAAGTCTGCAGAATTGATGAGAAAAGCTGAGTTGAAATTCTAGCCGACCAGTGGAACTCGCTACATGCTCTCCCTGTCTCAGGTGCTGGACTGAATGTAATCTAATGCAGGAGAATCATTAATCTCCAAAGCACCTTTCTATTTAACACaaagaggtttttttttgtttcagcgGGCCATCATCTGTTCTCtcgaagtttaaatcacagttGTTATGGAGCTTATTATTGGAGGTCTTGAGTTTTCTCTTGAAATTCTAGTCAACGCTGCTGTCCTTGACTCACAGGAGATGAATACTTTTTGGATTAATCTGTGGGTAGGGGGACTAATAAAAGGTGGAGAAGGTTTGGCTGTAAGtatattggtgattatttaaaACCATTTCTTGCAAGTCTATTAACCTTGACATGCTTTTGT carries:
- the LOC120556101 gene encoding AN1-type zinc finger protein 3-like isoform X3, encoding MGDTGSEGSKPPSNVNVVPPRCPCGFWGSSKTMNLCSKCFADIQKKQPDNDCAPKASSSSSSSSQADIFCNETNGSISHSLMSMPNTSEDPSPGETGVPSLSAQDEVSSTDTAFSSLSTPTKRSFESASESESDVSPEKRARVGDVPEGEESSSSSLSASPSSSSRSSSKQRSRKRCHRCQTKLELVQQELGSCRCGAA